The Budorcas taxicolor isolate Tak-1 chromosome 8, Takin1.1, whole genome shotgun sequence genome includes the window AGCTTCAGCCCTGGTACTCTGGGGACAAGATGCAAGGCAAGGTGAGTGACACAGCAGTGCAGCTGGGTTAAACGATTCACCACATGTGAGTTCAAGGGAGGAGTCATTGACATCAATGTGGGCCCAAAGAGGTGACCATATAAGCCTTAAGTGTGAGGCCGGGTGAGTTTTACCATTAACACGACATTTGAAGCCAGGTAAATGCTCACTGACCCCAGATGTTGAGTTATGTAAGGGAATACTGGTCTCCAAATGTGGCTGGGTAATGGCCATTAACACCAGATGGGTAAGGGACTCTTGTCCCCAGACGTGGGCCCTAGTGAGTGACTGTCCACTCTGGGTGTGGACCAGAGACTGAGGGCTTCATGCTACACTCTGTGTCTCTGGAAAGCCTTCAGGCTTGACTGTATCTTTCTCCTCTCCCCAGGGCCTACCACTTCTGTACCATGTGGCTTTCCTTGATCGCCTGTGGAAGCAGAagtcagaggaggaagaggaggcattTCTGGATCCACTGAAGACACGTTCTCTTCTTAAAGAAGCTCCTATTGGAGAGCAAGTCACTACAGCCCCATCTCAACCATTTTATAATTCTGAAGGTCTCCACAAGGCCGCAGGCACACTAGAGCAAGGACTCATGCAGGCCCCAAACCCTCCTCGATCCTTCCCCACCTTTCAGATCTTGACCAACCTGCCTGTGAGGCACACAACAACATCAGGGAGCTGCTCACAGGAGAGAAAAAGCCAGTTCTTCTGGGGTCTGCCCTCTCTGCACAGTGAGTCCTTGGAGGCCATCTTCCTGAACTCAGGTGGCCTCTCTCCCTTGAAGCTATCTGTTAGTACCTCTGTCTTCTTTAACAAGCTTGCCTTCCTGCCTAGATCCCCAGTATTGCTGCTTCCCCGGTATGGCTTCCCAACCCCGCTTCCCACCCAGAAAGCCCATACTACAGAGGATCTGGAAAGGATGGCCTCTGATCCTCAGCAACTTCCCTCTCCATCTTCccctcctgtcccatcacttcacctTCATCCTAACCCCTTTCCCATGGACCATAAGACAGTCCTATCTGGCACTGAGGCAAATACACAGTGGCTTACACGGCAGAGAGAGATCCCTTGGGTCTCCGGGGATCAAGCTCTGCACCAACAGCCTAACTTTCAAAGAACCAGACCCTCCAAGCTCTTCAATTCATCTGAGGTCTGGTGGAAGGTGCCATGGGATCCTAGCCTCCAACAACACTTTCCAGACTCACTCTCTGTCTCCCTAGCAGAGAATCCCTCTAGTCTCCTGGGAGCCCTAACTAGGTCCGGGACCCCATGGCAGACCATGGGGCAAAAGGAGGACCCCAAAATTCCTGAGCCAGCAATGGCAGCTACCAGCCTAACCCAAGCTTCTCTGCCAGAATGCCAGGGAGTCAGCCCTCTTGGAGGTCCTTCCGGATCTGAGGCCCTCTGGGAAACCATGAGGCAAAGAGAGAAGCCTCAGATCCCTGAGCCTGCAGTCTTGGTCCCTTGCCAATCTGTAGCCCCCTTGATAGAGCCTCAAGGAACTAGCACCCTGGGAGTTCCACCTGCAGATAAGACTCAGTGGGGAACCACAGGACATAAAGAGAGTACTCAAGCCTTTCAGCCCCCATTGCCAGCCCTCTGCCAGCCCCCAGACCCTCTGTCAGAAGcccaggaaatcaaccctgaaggagGACCTTCTGCAACCAAGGATTTCTGGGGATCCTTGGGACACAGAGTGAACCCTATGGCCTCTGGGTCTCCAGTGTCAGCCTTCTGCCCTTCCCCACATCCCCTGCCAGAACTCCTGGGAGGCAGACTCCTGGGAGAGTCCTCTGGATATGAGCCCCAGTGGACATACAGAGAAAATTCAACAAAACCTTGGGCCTTGGAGCCTCCAGCCTTTGACCTCGACCCAGGACTCCACGGAACCAGATCTACTTGTGTTCCATCAGAATCTGAGACTCCAAGGAAGGGCATGGAGAGTAAGGAAAATCTCTGGGTCTCTGCAGACCCAGTTTCACCTCCTAGCTTCCCCTCAGCTTCTCTGGAGTCCATAGGCACAGGTGTCCAGGCAGTCTTGTTTGACTCCAACGCTTTGAGGGGGGCCATTAGGCAGAGAGACAACCTCTGGGCTTCAgagtccccagcccctggccacaGCCTATCTCTTGCTCCTGTTCTAGAACACCACAGAATCAGTCCTGTGGGAGGCCTCACTGGGTCAGAAACTGCATGGAAGGGCACTGATCATTCCAGGAATTCCTGGGCTTCTGAATCCCCATCTCTGGCCTTCAGCACACCCCCAGTTCTTGTACTGGATTCCCTCAGAGCTATGGGGGTCCCATTTGAATCTGAAGCTAGATGTGGGGACCTAGGAGGGAGAAAGGACTCCCGGACCTCAGAGCTCCCAGACTGCAGCTTACCCCAAGACCCACATGGAGCCAACTCCTTGGGAGTCCAGCGTGACTCTAAGCCTATTCGGGGGGACGTGGAGCAGAAAGAAATCTGTTGGGTTCCTGCGTACCCTGTGTGGAGCCCCAGCCCACTCCCAAACTCTATGTCCAAGTCTCACACGAGTGAGCCTATTGGAGACAAATGTGACTATAAGCCTGAGGAGGAAACAGTGAAACATACAGAGAACTGCAGGACCACTGAACTCCCAGCCGCAACTCCCAGGTTCTCTGCTCTTCTACCAGATCCACACATTGATCTTGAGTTTGTGAGGAATATGCAATATCTCAGAGGGATCCTCCAGGACCCCAATCCTCCAGCAGTGGATCCCCTACAGCCAATACCCTGGCCTGCTGCCCAAGCTCACGCTCTGAAGATTGAGTCCAACCAACCTGGCCTACCCAAGGGAGGGCTGTTAACAGGGGCCAACGCAGAGACCCCCTCCTCCCGGGGTAAGGCTATCCCAAAGGTACCCACCTGCTCTGGGATCCAGGCCTGGCACTGGAGTAAGGAGTTGAAACTCAGGCTGGAGAAACTACAGCAGAGCCCTGCTTCCAGATCTCGAAGTCAATCATTTAGCAGCTCCCTTACCCTGAGCTCCACAACTCAAGCCACCCGGAAACTCTCTTCTTGCCCACCACAGCAGACTCATCCCCCAAGTCTGTGGCCCCACTCTTCAAGCTGTCATCCCCCCAAAGGTCAGAGCACAGTAACTCAGCCTATCCAGGTCCCCTACTGTTATCACTCCCACTTCTCTTTCCAACCTCAGACACTAAAGTCTGGCAGGGCAGAACAAGGGTCTCGgaaagagcaaagaaagaaagcaaagacagTGTACCAGATCTCACCCCAAGAGTCATGTGTTCACATGGAGGCTGGTGAGAACtgcctgggccaggaagagcccTCGAACTCTGCGGTTCCAGGCTCAGGCAAGAGAGAAGACAAAGCTTCAGCCTTATCTTCAGCCAAAAATAGAGCCAGCCCCAGGAAACCCGAAGAAGGAGACTGTGGAGAAGTGGATGCAAGTTTGGGGTCATCCACAGTTACAGAGGAAAGCCACCCAGCTCAGGCCAGAAGATTAGCAGAGAACCCTGTCAGCAGACTTTCACGAAGATCTCAGCACAGCAACCAGTGCTCTCCACACACTGCTTTCTCCCCCCAGCCTCACTCCAAGTATGTAAGTTCCCAAGGTCAGAGAGGGGCAAGGCTGGGAACTCCTCAAATTCTGGCCCCTAGGCACTGTAAGCCCTGCCCTTGGGCACGTAAGCATCTTTCCTCCTTACCTCCCGCTCCCCTTACCAGCAGTCTCCAAAGGATATTATCCAAGTTTCTGGGTACCCATGGATCCATGCCCACCAAACCCATCAGCAGAGGAAAGCCTGGTAGTACTGGAACCCAATATAATTAACCCAAGAAATGAAGCCAAACCAGTTGGGGGGCGGGGAGACAAAGGAAATCCTAATAAACTAGCTGAACTAGAAAACTCCCACTCAGGTCTTTTTTTGGAGTCTTGGGTACTGGGAATGTCAGTTCCctatgctgctgcagctgttaTATCCTCAGGATCAGGGTCCCACAAGTAGAGAGCTTGGGATTCTATAGGCTTAACTTTCTTTTCTAGCTATTCACATATGATCAACCTGGAGTCCTCTACAGGGTGAGACTGCTAAGGTCAGGAAAGCACAGACCAGTGCTGCCCTTGAGAAAAACTCTGCAGGAAgtcaacagaagaaaaatatacacAAGAGCACAACTGATCTGAGGCTAGGCAGCTGTTATTGGTCCTGGGCATGATTGCCTTCTTTACTTGATCCACAAATCTATCTTGCTAGCCAGTTCTTGTCAGCCCTCTGCTCTCTTTCTCAGGTTTAGCTCATGCATCCCAAGGTCACAAAAGTTTAGTCCCTTTTCCTGTTTAGTGGTCATCTGGATTGCTATCATATATTAtatccattttttgattgcaGTTTGtaatagttattatttttctactgctgctgtaacaaattaccacaacaCAAAGTTTGTTAAGTCTGATATATGTCTCACAGGGCTAAAATCAAGAGGTTGGTAGGGCCATATTTCTTTCTGTGGGCACTGGGTAGGGTTCATTCCTTGTTtttcccagcttctagaggctgccctCATTCCTCAGCTATTGACCCTCCTCCTCCATTTTCAAAGCTAGCAAAACAAAGTTAACTTCTCATACCATGTcactttttcttccctctcccacTTTTAAGGGTACTTTTAATTACATTGGGCCCATCTTGATAATCCAAGATACTCTTCCTATCTTAGTCAGTTgcttagcaaccttaattccatttGCAACTTTCTCTTTGGCCATATAGCATAACATTCATAAGTGCCaaggattaggatgtggacactgggggtgggggacaggcgGGCTTGGGAATGGCATTATCCTGCCTATCACAGATATTAATTCAACCTGTTATATttgctgcaaatattttctcccaatttatgtagcttattttctagttttaagGTGATTTTTACCATGCCAGAGTTTAAATCTACCaacatttttctttatggcttctaAATCACTTTATTCTAGCACTTTCATGGATGTATACTTGTCTACTTATTTACTTATGGCTGTGCCTCACAGCATGTGTAATTTTAGTTCCctaactagagatcaaacccgtgccctccTCAGGGGAATGGGTgcagtcctaaccagtggaccaccaaggaatttccACAGATGTACATTTAGATTATTAATGTAACTTTTGAGTAGGGTATGGAGAGAATCTGATTCCCCCAGCCCTGCAAAAAGATGTCCAATTTTAtcaatagcattaaaaaaatttcttcaaCCCATCCCATTAGGTGCTATATTTCAAAATAGGCTcatttttaaatcatctctaggcTTCAGATCTGCATATCTAACCACTTACTAGTACTGTCGCATATTCAACTTGTCCAAAACCTCTTTCTCCCTTTAATCTTTTCTTTCAATGCGTGCATTCCTATTGAAGGGGTGTACCACGTCCACCACAATACAAAGCCAGATGCCTGCCATCCTTGATTCCTTCatcctcaaaaaaaagaaaaaaagatgactaTCTCAGTTTTTTTGGGGAGAGGGCATGTtgcagatcttagttcctcaatcagggatcaaacccaggcccacagcagtaaa containing:
- the C8H9orf131 gene encoding uncharacterized protein C9orf131 homolog, yielding MEWLPEDLHGSEGVVGLLWNQLTYALACRHCGSSCLQSPGNLIILFLFMVWQIQRWWQLGRWRQLQPWYSGDKMQGKGLPLLYHVAFLDRLWKQKSEEEEEAFLDPLKTRSLLKEAPIGEQVTTAPSQPFYNSEGLHKAAGTLEQGLMQAPNPPRSFPTFQILTNLPVRHTTTSGSCSQERKSQFFWGLPSLHSESLEAIFLNSGGLSPLKLSVSTSVFFNKLAFLPRSPVLLLPRYGFPTPLPTQKAHTTEDLERMASDPQQLPSPSSPPVPSLHLHPNPFPMDHKTVLSGTEANTQSQGTSTLGVPPADKTQWGTTGHKESTQAFQPPLPALCQPPDPLSEAQEINPEGGPSATKDFWGSLGHRVNPMASGSPVSAFCPSPHPLPELLGGRLLGESSGYEPQWTYRENSTKPWALEPPAFDLDPGLHGTRSTCVPSESETPRKGMESKENLWVSADPVSPPSFPSASLESIGTGVQAVLFDSNALRGAIRQRDNLWASESPAPGHSLSLAPVLEHHRISPVGGLTGSETAWKGTDHSRNSWASESPSLAFSTPPVLVLDSLRAMGVPFESEARCGDLGGRKDSRTSELPDCSLPQDPHGANSLGVQRDSKPIRGDVEQKEICWVPAYPVWSPSPLPNSMSKSHTSEPIGDKCDYKPEEETVKHTENCRTTELPAATPRFSALLPDPHIDLEFVRNMQYLRGILQDPNPPAVDPLQPIPWPAAQAHALKIESNQPGLPKGGLLTGANAETPSSRGKAIPKVPTCSGIQAWHWSKELKLRLEKLQQSPASRSRSQSFSSSLTLSSTTQATRKLSSCPPQQTHPPSLWPHSSSCHPPKGQSTVTQPIQVPYCYHSHFSFQPQTLKSGRAEQGSRKEQRKKAKTVYQISPQESCVHMEAGENCLGQEEPSNSAVPGSGKREDKASALSSAKNRASPRKPEEGDCGEVDASLGSSTVTEESHPAQARRLAENPVSRLSRRSQHSNQCSPHTAFSPQPHSKYVSSQGQRGARLGTPQILAPRHCKPCPWARKHLSSLPPAPLTSSLQRILSKFLGTHGSMPTKPISRGKPGSTGTQYN